The sequence CGGCCAGCTGCCCATGGACCCGGCCACCGGCCAGCTCATCCCGGGGGGCGACATCGCCGCCGACACCCGGCGCGTCATGGACAACATCGTGGCCATCCTGACCGCGGCCGGCACCGACCTCGCGCGCGCCGTGAAGGCCACCGTCTACTGCACCGACCTCGCGGACTACGCCGCCATCAACGCCGTCTACGCCACCTACTTCGAGGGCCTGGTGCCCCCCGCCCGCGCTGCGGTCCAGGTCGCCGCTCTCCCGAAGGGAGCTAAAGTCGAGATCGAGCTGGTCGCGCTTCTGCGATGACATCTCGACTGCATGCCTCAGCCCCTCCCGCCCAAGCAAGCGAGAACATGCGAGAACCCCAATGCCCCTGCGACCCTCGACACCCACCAGGCCACGCGTGTGGGCTCGCGCGTCGCGCGGGGTCATGGCGCTCGCGCTGGGGCTAGGCATCTTCGGCTGTTCGGCCCGGGCCCCGAGCGCGGCCACCAGCCCGGCTGCGGCCAGCACAGGAGGGGAACGCGAGACGGCCAGCGAGGTGGTCTACAGCGAGGAGGCCCCCGGCGCCGGGTACAGCGCCGACGGAGTGTCCGGCGAGGCCGAGCCCTCGGTGGCCCCCGACGACGCGGAGAGCATGGACGCCGCCGATGCCTACGAGGCGCTCCGCAGCGTTTCGGCCGACTACGACGCGCTGATGGACCGCAGCTCGGCCGACTGCCCCGAGGCCGAGCGCCTGGTGCAGCGCATCTGCTACTTGGCGGAGCGCGTGTGTGGCCTCGAAGGCGTGGACCGGCCCGACCCCAACGACACCGATGGGCCAGCCCGCTGCGACGAGGCCCGCGCGCGTTGTGCGTCCTCCGAGGCCCGCCTCGAGCGAGCCTGCTCGTAGGCAGCGGCGACCCCGCGGAAAAGGTCACCCCTCGCTCGACGAGCCCCGAGCCCCGTGCCACGGTCTTGGCTCTCCAGTACACGAAGGGTGCGGTGCCGCGTTGGCCCCGCAGGTCTGTGGATGGTCGGGCCGCCATCCCCGTTGGACAACACCAACAGGGATAGTGCATGTCGACCTCCATCACCCCGGGGCCTGGCCCTCTTTCGTCTCCTCCGCCCGAAGCCTGGGAGCCACTCGTGCGCGTGGCTCGTCTGGCGGGTCGCCCGCTCGAGCGCTTCCTGCGCATCGAGGCCGCGAGCGGCATCCTCTTGCTCCTCTCCGCGGCCGCGGCGCTGGCCTGGGCGAACTCGCCATGGGCCAGCAGCTATGACTACGTGTGGCACACGCCGGTGGGCGTCCGTCTGGGCGGCTTCTCCTTCGAGCGCTCGCTCGAGTGGTACGTCAACGACGCCTTGATGGTGATCTTCTTCTTCGTGGTGGGCCTCGAGATCCGCCGCGAGATGCACCACGGCGAGCTGTCCGAGTGGCGGCGCGCCGCGATCCCTGCGGCCGCTGCGCTGGGTGGCATGCTGGCCCCGGCAGGCCTCTACCTCGCGTTCGCCGGTGAGCCGGCCACCCGCTCCGGCTGGGGTGTCCCCATGGCCACGGACATCGCGTTCGCGGTGGGCATCCTCACGCTGCTCGGCAAGCGCGCGCCCGCGGCCCTGCGAGTGCTGCTGCTCGCCGTAGCGGTGATCGACGACCTCGGGGCCATCGTGGTCATCGCGCTGTTCTACTCGTCGGGCGTGTCGCTCGTGGGGCTGCTGGTGGCCGCCCTCGGCGTGCTGGGCGTGTTCGCCATGCAGCGGCTCGGCGTGCGCTCGAAGCTGGCCTACATCGCCCCCGCCTTCGTGGCCTGGGCGGGCATCTACGCTGCGGGCATCCACCCCACCATCGCAGGCGTCATCGTGGGGCTCATCACGCCGGTGCGCGCGTGGCTGGGGCCCGAGGGCTTCGTGGCCGGCGTTCGTCCGCAGCTCGAGCGCCTCTCACAGGCGGCGCCGGGCTCGCTCGACCCCCACGAGCTCGCCGAGACGCTGCGGGTCGTCGACGCGGCGCGCCGTGAGGCCATGTCGCCCGCCGAGAGTCTCATCGAGAAGCTGCACCCCTTCGTGGCCTTCGGCATCATGCCCATCTTCGCGCTGGCCAACGCGGGTGTGACCGTGTCCGGAGGCGCGCTGGACGCGGACTCGTGGCGCGTGGCCACGGCGGTGACGGTGGGGCTCGTGGTGGGCAAGCCGCTGGGGGTGCTGCTGGCCATGTGCCTGGCGCTGCGCTTCCGCCTGGGGACGCTGCCCGTGGGCCTCACCATGCGGCACCTGCTGGTGCTCGGCGTGGTCGCCGGCGTGGGCTTCACCATGGCGCTCTTCATCGCGGCGCTCGCGTTCACCGACGCGCACCTGCTGGCTGCCGCCAAGCTGGGTGTGCTGGCGGCGAGCGGCGCAGCGGGTGTCCTCGCGCTGGTGCTGGGTCGAGTCCTGCTCACGCCCGTCGGCGTGGCCGGCGCCGCCGAGACCGCCGACGAAGCCGAGAGCTCCACCGCGCTCTGAGCGGGCGACTCCGTGGCGCGCCCGCAGCCTCGGAGGCCGAAGGCCGTCAGTACACGAACACCGCGCCGCTGTCGGGCGCGGCGTTGCTCGCGTCGTCGCCGTTGATGAGACGGGAGCTCGAGTCCTCTAGGTAGGCGCCCACCGCGAGGCGCGAGCCGTCCGCCGAGCACGACACCGACCAGCCGAATTGATCGCCCATCTGCGTGTTGGTGGCCTTCACGTAGGCACGCGGCGTCCACGCCGTTCCGACGCGCCCGTATTGGTACACGGCGCCGCTGTCGGGTGCGCCGCTGCCGACCTGGCTGCCGTCGATTCCGGTGGACGCCGTGGACTCCTGCGGTGCGCCGACGGCCAACGAGGCACCGTCGGGGGAGAGCGCCACCGAGAATCCGAAGAGGTCCAGCTCGCTGGTGTTCGTGGCCTTGATGTAGGCCTCTTGCGCCCATGTCCCGGACCAGGCGAAGAGGTAGACCGCGCCCGCGTCGTCGGCGTCGTCGTTTTCCTGGTCGCCGTCGACCGAGGTGGCGCCCGACGCCTCGTGGAAGGCTCCGACGGCCAGGCGGGTGCCGTCATGGGAGAGCGAGAGAGACCGGCCGAAGCCGTCGAAGGCGCTGGCGTTCGAGGCCTTGAGATACGCGTCTTGGTACCAGACCATGTCCCTGCTGAAGACGTACACGGCGCCGCTCTCCTGGGCGGACTCGTTCGCCTGCACGCCGTCCACGCCCAGAGCGCCAGAGTCTTCCCAGCGCGCGGCCACGGCCAGCCGGCGCCCGTCTCCCGAGAGCGACACCGACTCACCGAAGAAGTCCTCCTGGCCCGTGTTGGAGGCCTTGAGGTAGGCCTCTTGCGCCCACGTCGCGACAGGGCGCGCGAACACGTAGACCGCGCCGGCCTGCAGCAACGAGTTGTTTCCCTGCGGGCCATCCACGCCCACACTGTTGGACGCCTCCTCCGGCGCTCCCACTGCCAGTCGGCGGCCATCGGCCGAGAGCGACACGGCGCTGCCGAAGCGGTCGAGGTCGTCGGTGTTCGAAGCCTTCACGAACGCCTGTTGAGTCCAGATCGCGCCGACGCGTGCGAACACGTACACGGCTCCGCTCCCGGGGGCGCCCTCGTTCTGGCCGTTGTCGACGCCCGTGGTGCTGGAGCCCTCGTGCGGGGCGCCCACCGCGAGGCGCGTGCCGTCGGCGGAGAGGGAGACGGCGCTGCCGAAGAGGTCTTCTGCGCCTGCGTTCGACGCCTTGATGTACGCCTCCTGGGTCCAGGCCGTACCCGTCCAGGCGAAGAGGTACACCGCGCCGCTGTCGGGCGCGAGGTCGTTGGTCTGGCTGCCTCCGATGCCGGTCGCGTTCGAGTCCTCGAATGGGGCCCCGACGGCCAAGCGGGTCCCATCGGCCGAGAGGGAGACCGAGTACCCGAACTGGTCGTCGTCGAACGAGTTCGAGGCCTTGAAGTAGGCTGCCCCGGGCACTACCTCGCACAGCTCGTCGGTCATTCCGTCGCAGTCGTTGTCGCGGCCGTCGCACACGTCGGCGGCGCCGGGCCGCGTCGACGCCGACTTGTCGTCGCAGTCCATGGTGACCGCGCCGCAGAGCGCATCGGGGGCCCCGTCGCCGTCGTCGTCTTCCCAGTCGTTCACGCCGAGGATGAAGTCCGCCTCGCCGTTGCAGTCGTCGTCCACGGCGTTGCAGAGCTCGGCGGCCAGCGGATGGATGGCGCCGCTGGTGTCATTGCAGTCGCCTGCGGAGAGTGAGTAGCCCAGCACGTTGGTGCTGGAGCTGATGGTGTCCGTGCCAACGCCGAAGCCATCACCGTCGGCGTCGCGGTACCAGGTCTGGGCGCCGCCGCTGACGGGGTCGTCACTGGGGCCGTTGCAGTTGTTGTCGATCATGTCCCCCGGGACCTCCTGAAAGGCCGGTGACGCCCGCCCCGCGTTGGGCGTGGTGTCGTCGCAGTCCAGGTTGCTCACGGAGAGCCCCGTGCCCGGGCAGGCCATGATCTCGGGCCCCGCTCCGTACAGGTCGCGGTCGTGGTCGGCGTACCCCGTGACCGTCAGCTCCTCGTCCACCACGCCGTTGCAGTCATCGTCGCGGCGGTTGCAGACCTCTGCGAGGCCCGGGTGCGCGCCACCCCGCGTGTCGTCGCAGTCTCGCGCGCAGGCGTCTCCGTTGCAGCAACGCGAGTCCACGTATCCGTCCTCGTCGTCGTCCTTGCTGCCGAACGTCGTGTCGTCGCAGTCCTCGTCGTGCCCCGTGTAGTCGCACACCTCGACCGCACCGGTGAAGCGGGTGGAGTCCGTGTCGTCGCAGTCGTCGCCGCACGGCGCCGCGCCATGACCGTCGCCGTCCGTGTCCACGCAGCCGCCCAGATCGGGGCCCACGTCCGGTCCCGCGTCCACGGGACCGATGTCGGTGCCCCCGCTGTCCGGTGGACCGTCCGTTCCACCACAGCCAGCCACCAGCACCAAGAGAAGGAGCCCGCGCACACCCACACCACGAGTCATCGACGCCCCCAAGGCAAGAGAACCAACTGGACCTTACTACGCCGTGTGGCGCAGGGCTTTGCTTTACTCTTCCAGCAGGATCGCTATCCTGACGGCCGTGACGAGTTCCTTTCCCCCCCCGAAGGAACGCGTTCCGCAGCCGCATACCAATAAGGCTCGGGATCCGTTCGAACGCCACCCTGCATGGGGCGTGCGAACGACCGCCATGGTCCGCACCCTCAAGCGCGCTGCCCGCACGGTGACCGACCACCGCTCGCCGGTGCAGACGCGCGTCGCGCTCGAGAACCTCTCACGCCTGGCGCCCCCGGTGCGCGGCGTCAGCCAGCGGGCGGGTTCGCTCGGCGGAGTGCCCGCGCGCTGGTTCACGCCGCACGGGGCACATGCCCAGGGGCCCGTCCTCATGCACATCCACGGCGGCGGCTTCGCGCTGTGCTCGTCGCACGTGCACGCCACGTTCATCTCGGAGCTGGCGCGCGCCATCAACTGCCGCGCGGTGGGCATCGATTATCGCCTGGCTCCCGAGCACCCGTTCCCGCTGCCCATCGAGGACTGCTACTCCGCCTACCTCGGGCTCCTGGACTCGGGCGTGGACGCCTCCCGCATCGTTCTCTCGGGCGACTCGGCCGGCGGCAACCTGGCGCTGGCCATGCTCCAGCGCGTGCGTGCCTCGGGCAAGCCGCTGCCGCGCCTGGTGCTGCTGCTCTCGCCCTGGGTGGACCTCGAGTGCCGCGGCGACAGCGTGCAGTTCAACGACCCGTACGACTACCTCTCGCGCGACCTGCTGGAACTCTTCGCGGCCTACTACCTGCAGGGCGCCGACCCGCGCGACCCGCAGGCGTCGCCCGTGCACGCGGACCTCTCGGGCTTCCCGCCCATGCTGCTCCAGGCAGGCGGTGGCGAGACGCTGCTCTCCGAGATCCGCACCCTGGCGCGGCGTGCGGAGCGGCAGGGCGTGCGCGTGACGCTGCAAGAGTGGGAGGGCATGTGCCACGCCTTCCACGGGTTCAGCATGTTCATCCCCGAGGCGGCGCGCGCGTTCCACGAGATTGGCGCCTGGGTCAACGCGCAGCAGCAGTGGCCGCGGGCTGGGCTGCTGCAGCGCAGCGTGCCGCGCCTGCACCGGCTCTTCGCGCCGGCCTGAGAGGACGTCCGGCGGTCCCCACGGCGCTTGGGGGCGGCCGCTGTCGCGCCGTTTTTCACACGCGTGAACGATCGTGGGCACGAGCGCCGCCGCCGTGCTCTCGGCCGGGCGTTCGCCTCGCCTTTTGCCGAGAATTGTCCGCTTGGCACGGGGCCTGCTCAAGGGTGCTGGCGTATGCGCCCAGCGAGAACTCCCGTTTCCAGGTCCCGTCCACTCCCCATGGCAGCGCTCGGGTTCACGCTGCTGATCGCGGGCATGGCCCTCCAGCCTGCTCGAGCCTGCGCCGACCTCGGCACGCTGGAGGTGCACTCCGGGGTGCTACGCCTGGAGCGCGCCGGAGAAGCCGTCTGGCGGCCCGTGGTGCGCGGCGGCTTCGCGGCCGAGCTGATTGGCCCGCTGCACATGGGCGCCTACGTGCAGCTCACCGGCTATGACCTGCCTCTGCGCTCGCCGCAGCCGGGCGGTGGCGTGTACTTCTCGGTGCGCCCGCGTCTCCCGGAGCTGCGCCTGCGGCCCGCGGTGGACGCTTCGTTCGGGCGCTTGCGTCTGCCGCTCGAGGGGTTGGACGGGCAGCCTCGTGGTCAGTACGAGCGCACGTTCGTGGTGAGCGTCGCCGGCAGCGTGGGCATCTCCGTGAGCCCTGCGGTCACGCTCGAGGCGCGCGTGGAGTACAGCCACTACTTCGCCACCGAGGCGGGCAGCCAGCTCGACAGCGGCGCCATCGCCATGCTGGCCGGGATGACCATTCACATCCCATGACGGGAATGCGCGGCGCGCGCTCCGTGGTAGCGTCGCTCGCATGGTGGTCCCAGAAGAGAGAGTGCGCGCATGAGCCCTTCCATGTCACAGCGCGCCATCGGCGACATGCTCGGGGACCGCTACCGCATCGTGTCGCTGCTCGGCGAGGGCGGCTTTGGCAGCGTCTACGCGGCGGATGACGTGGAGTCCGGGCAGCGGGTGGCCGTGAAGTGCCTGCACCCGCACCTGGCCCTGGACCACGACGTGGTGGTGCGCTTTCGGCGCGAGGCGCGCGCCGCCACCGAGATTGGTCACCCGGGCATCGTGCAGGTGCTGGACTTCGGTGCGCTGAGCGACGGCACCATCGTGATGGCCATGGAGCTGCTCACGGGCGAGGACCTGGCCAGCAAACTGGCGCGTGACGGCGCGCTGCGCGTGGGCGAGGCCTGCCGGCTCGTGTCGCACGTGTGCGC comes from Sandaracinaceae bacterium and encodes:
- the nhaA gene encoding Na+/H+ antiporter NhaA, which produces MSTSITPGPGPLSSPPPEAWEPLVRVARLAGRPLERFLRIEAASGILLLLSAAAALAWANSPWASSYDYVWHTPVGVRLGGFSFERSLEWYVNDALMVIFFFVVGLEIRREMHHGELSEWRRAAIPAAAALGGMLAPAGLYLAFAGEPATRSGWGVPMATDIAFAVGILTLLGKRAPAALRVLLLAVAVIDDLGAIVVIALFYSSGVSLVGLLVAALGVLGVFAMQRLGVRSKLAYIAPAFVAWAGIYAAGIHPTIAGVIVGLITPVRAWLGPEGFVAGVRPQLERLSQAAPGSLDPHELAETLRVVDAARREAMSPAESLIEKLHPFVAFGIMPIFALANAGVTVSGGALDADSWRVATAVTVGLVVGKPLGVLLAMCLALRFRLGTLPVGLTMRHLLVLGVVAGVGFTMALFIAALAFTDAHLLAAAKLGVLAASGAAGVLALVLGRVLLTPVGVAGAAETADEAESSTAL
- a CDS encoding alpha/beta hydrolase, which translates into the protein MVRTLKRAARTVTDHRSPVQTRVALENLSRLAPPVRGVSQRAGSLGGVPARWFTPHGAHAQGPVLMHIHGGGFALCSSHVHATFISELARAINCRAVGIDYRLAPEHPFPLPIEDCYSAYLGLLDSGVDASRIVLSGDSAGGNLALAMLQRVRASGKPLPRLVLLLSPWVDLECRGDSVQFNDPYDYLSRDLLELFAAYYLQGADPRDPQASPVHADLSGFPPMLLQAGGGETLLSEIRTLARRAERQGVRVTLQEWEGMCHAFHGFSMFIPEAARAFHEIGAWVNAQQQWPRAGLLQRSVPRLHRLFAPA